A single window of Gemmatimonadota bacterium DNA harbors:
- a CDS encoding sugar phosphate isomerase/epimerase, producing the protein MKLAVCNEFFEDWKIEDVFNYAAEIGCDGVEIAPFTLAESVTKISAKQRSDIRKAAEKAGVEIVGLHWLLASPPGLYLTHPDKAIRDKTEDYIKALINFCGDLGGQIMIHGSPAQRNIQKGWDREECWKYAVDIFSNCTAEMKQNNVTYCIEALTGKETNILNSISEALKMVADVGHPNFQTMVDTKAAAAENKSHVDVIAEAGKAMRHVHVNDPNLRGPGFGDLQFASILRALKDRHYDGYVSVEVFDFKPDAQTIAARSIGYLRGILEGLEG; encoded by the coding sequence ATGAAACTCGCAGTATGCAATGAATTTTTTGAAGATTGGAAAATCGAAGACGTCTTTAACTACGCAGCGGAAATCGGCTGTGACGGCGTTGAAATCGCGCCTTTTACACTCGCGGAAAGCGTCACGAAAATCTCTGCCAAACAGCGCAGCGACATTCGCAAAGCCGCGGAAAAAGCCGGCGTGGAAATCGTTGGCCTGCACTGGCTACTCGCCAGTCCACCGGGGCTTTATCTCACACACCCGGACAAAGCCATCCGCGACAAAACTGAGGACTATATCAAAGCATTGATCAACTTCTGCGGCGACCTGGGCGGACAGATTATGATCCACGGCTCACCGGCACAGCGCAACATCCAAAAAGGCTGGGACCGCGAAGAATGCTGGAAATACGCCGTCGATATCTTTTCAAACTGCACTGCAGAAATGAAACAAAACAACGTCACCTACTGCATCGAAGCACTCACCGGCAAAGAAACCAATATTCTGAACTCCATCTCTGAAGCCCTCAAAATGGTTGCCGATGTCGGCCACCCAAATTTCCAGACCATGGTCGATACCAAAGCCGCAGCCGCTGAAAACAAATCCCATGTGGATGTAATCGCCGAAGCGGGCAAAGCCATGCGCCATGTCCATGTCAACGACCCCAATTTGCGCGGTCCGGGATTTGGCGACTTACAATTTGCATCCATCCTCCGCGCCCTCAAGGACCGCCACTACGATGGTTATGTATCCGTAGAAGTCTTTGACTTCAAACCCGATGCACAAACCATTGCCGCACGCAGCATCGGCTATCTCAGGGGTATTTTGGAAGGATTGGAAGGGTGA
- a CDS encoding ABC transporter ATP-binding protein: MDQESAAEQQVDTEDYIIKVQGVWKTYRMGDQEVHALQGVNLDVIRGEYLSIMGPSGSGKTTMFNMVGALDTPTKGTVLVNGANMGDMSQGQIAYLRCHSVGYIFQSFNLIPVMTALENVALPMVFSGMARSDYEEKAAHKLSLVGLADRLHHKPYELSGGQQQRVAIARAMANDPDLILADEPTGNLDLKTGQEIIELLLKMQGESGVTIVTNTHDHKMLGVSDRVVDLRDGQVERVSGARALQSKPDQRAASREW; encoded by the coding sequence ATGGATCAGGAATCGGCTGCTGAACAACAGGTTGATACTGAAGATTATATTATCAAAGTTCAAGGGGTCTGGAAGACCTATCGGATGGGCGACCAGGAAGTGCATGCCCTGCAAGGCGTGAACCTCGATGTGATTCGCGGTGAATATTTGTCCATTATGGGTCCTTCGGGATCGGGTAAAACCACGATGTTTAACATGGTCGGGGCACTGGATACGCCCACGAAGGGAACCGTATTGGTCAACGGTGCCAATATGGGCGATATGAGCCAGGGGCAAATTGCCTATTTGCGCTGCCACAGTGTGGGGTATATTTTTCAGTCGTTTAACCTGATTCCCGTGATGACGGCGCTTGAAAATGTGGCTTTGCCCATGGTGTTTTCGGGCATGGCGCGCAGTGATTACGAAGAAAAGGCCGCGCACAAATTGTCGCTGGTGGGCCTTGCCGACCGTCTGCATCACAAACCCTACGAGTTGTCGGGTGGACAGCAGCAGCGCGTGGCAATTGCCAGAGCGATGGCAAATGATCCCGATTTGATTCTGGCTGATGAGCCGACAGGAAATCTCGATTTGAAGACCGGGCAGGAAATTATCGAGTTGTTGCTCAAGATGCAGGGCGAAAGCGGTGTGACCATTGTGACCAATACCCACGATCACAAGATGCTCGGGGTATCTGATCGCGTGGTCGATTTGCGCGATGGACAGGTTGAGCGGGTGAGTGGTGCGCGAGCACTGCAATCGAAGCCAGATCAGCGCGCCGCGTCGCGGGAATGG
- a CDS encoding NAD(P)-dependent oxidoreductase, with the protein MSTVLITGASGFIGRALSVSMAEDHRVICMSRRDPELDLPYVNGEFGSFEDLQQLNDEAIDVVIHLAAVTGGCSERDALIVNVEGTRCLMRYLMDRGCRKFVMASSIAAVGMQNEAFRPQTLPIPDEHPCLDRNGYGLSKFLMEEITKFYARQNGDIDVINLRLSSVPHAGLPPLRNISPTRQWGLGSMTIMDLPDAVRVFTLSAQSPHKPGVRIMNAAGPKAWVAVPVAEIFRAWWGDEVDLSHFEQRGHEYDSVYDVSRIKEELGFVAERLPERGGSDGK; encoded by the coding sequence GTGAGTACAGTACTGATTACTGGAGCGAGTGGTTTTATCGGTCGGGCACTGTCTGTCTCGATGGCGGAAGACCACAGGGTGATTTGCATGAGTCGAAGAGATCCAGAATTGGATTTGCCCTATGTAAACGGCGAGTTTGGCTCTTTTGAAGATTTGCAACAGCTCAATGATGAGGCGATTGATGTTGTGATTCACCTCGCGGCTGTGACCGGCGGTTGTTCGGAGCGCGACGCGCTGATTGTCAATGTGGAGGGTACGCGGTGTTTGATGCGCTATTTGATGGATCGCGGATGCCGCAAATTTGTGATGGCGAGTTCGATCGCAGCGGTCGGGATGCAGAATGAGGCTTTTCGTCCACAGACATTGCCGATTCCCGATGAACACCCATGTCTGGATCGCAATGGGTATGGTTTGTCGAAATTTTTGATGGAGGAGATCACAAAGTTCTATGCGCGGCAAAATGGCGATATCGATGTGATTAATTTGCGCCTGTCTTCGGTGCCGCACGCCGGATTGCCGCCTTTGCGAAATATTTCTCCGACGCGGCAGTGGGGCTTGGGCTCCATGACCATTATGGATTTGCCAGATGCAGTTCGGGTCTTCACGCTGTCTGCACAGTCGCCGCACAAACCCGGGGTTCGCATTATGAATGCCGCTGGTCCAAAGGCGTGGGTTGCCGTACCCGTGGCGGAGATTTTTCGCGCCTGGTGGGGAGACGAGGTGGATCTGTCGCATTTTGAACAGCGCGGGCATGAATACGATAGTGTTTACGATGTGAGCCGGATTAAAGAAGAATTGGGATTTGTGGCAGAGCGATTGCCGGAACGCGGAGGTTCTGATGGTAAATAA